The following coding sequences are from one Gadus macrocephalus chromosome 3, ASM3116895v1 window:
- the mri1 gene encoding methylthioribose-1-phosphate isomerase, translating to MTLEAIRYRSGSLQILDQLLLPHQTVYTEIRSVDDAYRAIKAMKVRGAPAIAIVGCLSLAVELRAGAGGDDPVTFIRESLCHLTSARPTAVNMGRAARELMEHAENESMEKNSEQLRESVITWIEEMLERDVNDNKKIGNYGAQHILSGVPRDSVTILTHCNTGSLATAGYGTALGVVRSLHALGRLKRLYCTETRPYNQGARLTAYEAVAEGLPATLITDSMAALTMRERGITAVVVGADRVVANGDTANKVGTYQLAITAKHHGIPFYVAAPSTSCDLSLESGRDVVIEVRPPEEMTSINGVAIAAPGIDVWNPSFDVTPHQLITGGIITELGVFLPSELQAALTGRLTAL from the exons ATGACGCTGGAGGCGATCCGCTACCGGTCCGGGTCTCTGCAGATCCTGGACCAGCTGCTCCTCCCGCACCAGACCGTCTACACCGAGATCCGCTCCGTGGACGACGCGTACCGGGCCATCAAGGCGATGAAG GTGCGGGGGGCCCCAGCCATCGCCATCGTGGGCTGCCTCAGCCTGGCGGTGGAGCTGCGGGCGGGCGCCGGCGGCGACGACCCCGTGACCTTCATCAGAGAGTCCCTGTGTCACCTGACCTCGGCCCGGCCCACCGCCGTCAACATGGGGAGGGCTGCCCGCGAGCTGATGGAGCATGCAGAGAACGAGAGCATGGAGAAGAACTCTGAGCAGctcagagagag TGTGATCACCTGGATCGAGGAGATGCTGGAGCGCGATGTCAACGACAACAAGAAGATCGGTAACTATGGCGCCCAGCACATCCTGTCGGGGGTCCCGAGAGACTCGGTCACCATCCTGACGCACTGCAACACGGGCTCCCTCGCCACTGCGGGCTACGGAACGGCTCTGG gCGTGGTGCGCAGCCTCCACGCCCTGGGCCGTCTGAAGCGGCTGTACTGCACGGAGACGAGGCCGTACAACCAGGGCGCCCGTCTGACGGCGTACGAGGCGGTGGCTGAGGGGCTGCCCGCAACGCTCATCACCGACAGCATGGCCGCCCTGACCATGAGGGAGAGGGGCATCACAG CCGTGGTGGTGGGGGCCGACCGGGTGGTTGCCAACGGCGACACGGCCAACAAGGTGGGCACGTACCAGCTGGCCATCACCGCTAAGCATCATGGGATCCCCTTCTACGTGGCGGCGCCCAGCACGTCATGTGACCTGAGCCTGGAGAGCGGGCGCGACGTGGTGATCGAGGTGCGCCCCCCGGAGGAGATGACCAGCATCAACGGGGTGGCCATCGCCGCGCCAG GTATCGATGTGTGGAACCCCTCGTTTGACGTCACTCCCCACCAGCTCATCACCGGAGGCATCATCACGGAGCTGGGCGTGTTCCTCCCCTCTGAGCTGCAGGCTGCGCTCACCGGCCGCCTCACCGCGCTCTAg
- the c3h19orf53 gene encoding leydig cell tumor 10 kDa protein homolog has translation MAQGKQKFKPQPGGAKKPNSKPKGMRKGARTIAPKKAKVVAQHKLKNILEVAIRNKIEQDVTQNASTKLHKRLSVLKMPATKGPKLPAGNSKI, from the exons ATGGCGCAGGGGAAGCAGAAGTTTAAACCTCAGCCGGGGGGAGCAAAGAAGCCCAACAGCAAGCCGAAGGGGATGAGGAAGGGAG CGAGGACCATTGCCCCTAAGAAGGCCAAGGTCGTGGCGCAACACAAGCTGAAAAAC ATCCTGGAGGTGGCCATCAGGAATAAGATCGAGCAGGACGTGACCCAGAACGCCAGCACCAAGCTCCACAAACGGCTGAGCGTCCTCAAAATGCCCGCCACTAAAGGCCCCAAGCTGCCCGCTGGAAACTCCAAGATCTGA
- the LOC132454782 gene encoding mitochondrial adenyl nucleotide antiporter SLC25A24-like isoform X2, with protein sequence MERLGVLLVASCQENQESPELRRRRRWARLFDQLDLNKDGRIDLRELRVGLAKRGVSRSSVDKVVLAGDTNQDGELDFEEFSRYLHTHEKQLRLLFSNLDRNHDGEIDAAEIQHSLRSIGLDVSRQEAERILNSMDRDGTMTIDWAEWRDHFLFNPLHNMEDVARYWRHTMILDTGEQLRIPEELSDQSRSSVWRQLASGGLAGAVSRTSTAPLDRLKVFLQVHGSFPGTSSVGNSFQSMVREGGLGSLWRGNGINVLKMAPETAIKFTVYEQIKGLLGGSDASGHLKLQERFIAGSLAGAIAQTAIYPLEVLKTRLTLRATGQFSGVADCVSQVLRTEGVWAFYRGYVPNLLAIAPAAGIDLAVYESLKNSWISRNSASGPPSGPPGVLVLVGCGALSSTCGQLASYPLALVKTRMQAQAAEGGGPRPSMTALFHSILAQEGVAGLYRGLSPNLLKVIPAVSISYVVYEYMRRGIENGFL encoded by the exons ATGGAGCGACTCGGGGTCCTCCTGGTGGCCAGCTGCCaggagaaccaggagagcccggagctgaggaggaggaggcgctggGCCAGACTGTTCGATCAGCTGGACCTCAATAAGGATGGACGGATCGATCTACGTGAGCTGCGGGTTGGCCTGGCAAAGCGAGGGGTGTCCCGGAGCTCCGTGGATAAG GTCGTCCTCGCCGGGGACACCAACCAGGACGGCGAGCTGGACTTTGAGGAGTTCAGCCGCTACCTCCACACCCACGAGAAGCAACTCAGACTCCTGTTCAGCAACCTGGACCGCAACCACGACG gtgAAATCGACGCAGCAGAGATCCAACACTCTCTGCGCTCCATCGGTCTGGACGTCAGCCGCCAGGAGGCAGAGCGGATTCTGAACAG TATGGACAGAGACGGGACCATGACGATAGACTGGGCCGAGTGGCGCGACCACTTCCTGTTCAACCCACTTCACAACATGGAGGACGTGGCCCGCTACTGGAGACACACcatg ATCCTGGACACCGGAGAGCAGCTGCGGATCCCGGAGGAGCTGTCGGATCAGAGCAGGTCCTCTGTGTGGCGGCAGCTGGCCTCCGGGGGGCTGGCGGGGGCCGTGTCCCGGACCAGCACCGCGCCCCTGGACCGGCTCAAGGTCTTCCTCCAG GTCCACGGCTCCTTCCCCGGGACGAGCTCGGTGGGGAACAGCTTCCAGTCcatggtgagggagggggggctgggctcGCTGTGGAGGGGCAACGGGATCAACGTCCTGAAGATGGCCCCCGAGACCGCCATCAAGTTCACCGTCTACGAGCAG ATCAAAGGCCTTCTGGGAGGAAGTGACGCCAGCGGACACCTGAAGCTTCAGGAGAGGTTTATAGCTGGCTCACTGGCTGGAGCCATCGCCCAGACCGCCATCTACCCACtagag GTGCTGAAGACACGGCTGACGCTTAGGGCCACGGGCCAGTTCTCGGGGGTGGCGGACTGCGTCTCCCAGGTGCTGCGGACGGAGGGCGTCTGGGCCTTCTACAGGGGCTACGTCCCCAACCTGCTGGCCATCGCCCCGGCCGCAGGCATCGACCTGGCCGTCTACGAg TCTCTGAAGAACTCGTGGATCAGCAGGAACTCGGCCTCCGGGCCCCCCTCCGGGCCCCCCGGGGTCCTGGTTCTGGTCGGCTGCGGGGCGCTGTCCAGTACCTGTGGCCAGCTGGCCAGCTACCCGCTCGCCCTGGTCAAGACACGCATGCAGGCCCAAG ccgcggagggaggaggcccccgtccctCCATGACCGCCCTGTTCCACAGCATCCTGGCCCAGGAGGGCGTGGCCGGGCTGTACCGCGGCCTCTCCCCAAATCTGCTCAAAGTCATTCCCGCCGTCAGCATCTCCTACGTGGTCTACGAGTACATG AGGCGCGGCATAGAGAACGGGTTCCTCTAG
- the LOC132454782 gene encoding mitochondrial adenyl nucleotide antiporter SLC25A23-like isoform X1, whose amino-acid sequence MERLGVLLVASCQENQESPELRRRRRWARLFDQLDLNKDGRIDLRELRVGLAKRGVSRSSVDKVVLAGDTNQDGELDFEEFSRYLHTHEKQLRLLFSNLDRNHDGEIDAAEIQHSLRSIGLDVSRQEAERILNSMDRDGTMTIDWAEWRDHFLFNPLHNMEDVARYWRHTMILDTGEQLRIPEELSDQSRSSVWRQLASGGLAGAVSRTSTAPLDRLKVFLQVHGSFPGTSSVGNSFQSMVREGGLGSLWRGNGINVLKMAPETAIKFTVYEQIKGLLGGSDASGHLKLQERFIAGSLAGAIAQTAIYPLEVLKTRLTLRATGQFSGVADCVSQVLRTEGVWAFYRGYVPNLLAIAPAAGIDLAVYESLKNSWISRNSASGPPSGPPGVLVLVGCGALSSTCGQLASYPLALVKTRMQAQAAEGGGPRPSMTALFHSILAQEGVAGLYRGLSPNLLKVIPAVSISYVVYEYMRKVVGAGVPR is encoded by the exons ATGGAGCGACTCGGGGTCCTCCTGGTGGCCAGCTGCCaggagaaccaggagagcccggagctgaggaggaggaggcgctggGCCAGACTGTTCGATCAGCTGGACCTCAATAAGGATGGACGGATCGATCTACGTGAGCTGCGGGTTGGCCTGGCAAAGCGAGGGGTGTCCCGGAGCTCCGTGGATAAG GTCGTCCTCGCCGGGGACACCAACCAGGACGGCGAGCTGGACTTTGAGGAGTTCAGCCGCTACCTCCACACCCACGAGAAGCAACTCAGACTCCTGTTCAGCAACCTGGACCGCAACCACGACG gtgAAATCGACGCAGCAGAGATCCAACACTCTCTGCGCTCCATCGGTCTGGACGTCAGCCGCCAGGAGGCAGAGCGGATTCTGAACAG TATGGACAGAGACGGGACCATGACGATAGACTGGGCCGAGTGGCGCGACCACTTCCTGTTCAACCCACTTCACAACATGGAGGACGTGGCCCGCTACTGGAGACACACcatg ATCCTGGACACCGGAGAGCAGCTGCGGATCCCGGAGGAGCTGTCGGATCAGAGCAGGTCCTCTGTGTGGCGGCAGCTGGCCTCCGGGGGGCTGGCGGGGGCCGTGTCCCGGACCAGCACCGCGCCCCTGGACCGGCTCAAGGTCTTCCTCCAG GTCCACGGCTCCTTCCCCGGGACGAGCTCGGTGGGGAACAGCTTCCAGTCcatggtgagggagggggggctgggctcGCTGTGGAGGGGCAACGGGATCAACGTCCTGAAGATGGCCCCCGAGACCGCCATCAAGTTCACCGTCTACGAGCAG ATCAAAGGCCTTCTGGGAGGAAGTGACGCCAGCGGACACCTGAAGCTTCAGGAGAGGTTTATAGCTGGCTCACTGGCTGGAGCCATCGCCCAGACCGCCATCTACCCACtagag GTGCTGAAGACACGGCTGACGCTTAGGGCCACGGGCCAGTTCTCGGGGGTGGCGGACTGCGTCTCCCAGGTGCTGCGGACGGAGGGCGTCTGGGCCTTCTACAGGGGCTACGTCCCCAACCTGCTGGCCATCGCCCCGGCCGCAGGCATCGACCTGGCCGTCTACGAg TCTCTGAAGAACTCGTGGATCAGCAGGAACTCGGCCTCCGGGCCCCCCTCCGGGCCCCCCGGGGTCCTGGTTCTGGTCGGCTGCGGGGCGCTGTCCAGTACCTGTGGCCAGCTGGCCAGCTACCCGCTCGCCCTGGTCAAGACACGCATGCAGGCCCAAG ccgcggagggaggaggcccccgtccctCCATGACCGCCCTGTTCCACAGCATCCTGGCCCAGGAGGGCGTGGCCGGGCTGTACCGCGGCCTCTCCCCAAATCTGCTCAAAGTCATTCCCGCCGTCAGCATCTCCTACGTGGTCTACGAGTACATGAGGaaggtggtgggggcgggggtcccCCGGTAG